The Primulina tabacum isolate GXHZ01 chromosome 7, ASM2559414v2, whole genome shotgun sequence genome includes a window with the following:
- the LOC142551441 gene encoding protein PHOSPHATE-INDUCED 1-like produces MEISYQIQSFNLPQSCSLRFSFITMASNHVIKSLLLVLFSAFNLSSAQDQLLRYHKGALLQGTISVNLIWYGHFKPSQTAIISDFISSLSDPASTPSNPSVATWWKGVEKYYHLANSKNPSSLSLRLGKQILDEKCSLGKSLSQKQIVQLASKGDQKNAINVVLTASDVTVAGFCVNRCGTHGSKSSVVEGKNQKFAYIWVGNSETQCPGYCAWPFHQPIYGPQNPPLGSPNNDVGMDGVVTVLSGLLAGTATNPFGDGFYQGPATAPLEAASACPGVYGKGAYPGYAGDLLLDPTTGGSYNAHGASGRKYLLPAIYDPSTSKCSTLV; encoded by the coding sequence ATGGAGATTTCATACCAAATCCAAAGTTTCAATCTCCCCCAAAGCTGCTCACTCAGATTCTCCTTCATTACAATGGCTTCTAACCATGTTATAAAATCTCTGCTTTTGGTTCTGTTTTCTGCATTCAATTTGTCTTCTGCTCAAGACCAGCTTCTTCGTTACCACAAAGGTGCACTCTTGCAAGGCACCATCTCTGTCAATCTCATATGGTACGGCCACTTCAAGCCATCCCAAACGGCTATCATCTCAGATTTCATCTCCTCCTTGTCAGATCCCGCCTCCACCCCAAGCAACCCATCGGTGGCCACTTGGTGGAAGGGCGTGGAGAAATACTACCACCTCGCAAACTCCAAGAATCCATCCTCACTCTCTCTCCGTTTGGGCAAACAGATCCTCGACGAGAAATGCTCTCTCGGGAAATCTCTCTCGCAGAAACAGATCGTGCAGCTGGCGTCGAAGGGTGACCAGAAGAACGCCATCAACGTCGTGTTGACGGCTTCCGATGTCACCGTCGCTGGGTTCTGCGTGAACAGGTGCGGAACCCACGGATCCAAGAGCTCCGTCGTGGAAGGGAAGAATCAGAAATTCGCATACATATGGGTGGGAAATTCGGAGACACAGTGCCCCGGCTACTGTGCTTGGCCCTTCCATCAGCCCATTTACGGCCCGCAGAACCCGCCACTGGGATCCCCCAACAATGATGTGGGCATGGACGGAGTGGTGACTGTTCTATCCGGGCTTTTGGCCGGAACCGCCACGAACCCGTTCGGAGACGGGTTCTACCAAGGCCCGGCTACTGCTCCACTGGAAGCTGCTTCGGCTTGCCCTGGCGTGTACGGGAAAGGGGCCTACCCGGGTTACGCCGGAGACTTGCTGTTGGATCCGACCACCGGTGGTAGCTACAACGCGCATGGTGCGAGTGGTCGGAAATACCTTCTTCCGGCCATATACGATCCTTCCACTTCCAAATGTTCCACTTTAGTTTGA